The Anopheles gambiae chromosome 2, idAnoGambNW_F1_1, whole genome shotgun sequence genomic sequence ACAAACATAATCACTTTTTCAGATAACGTTCTAGTCCTTTAGACATGGCACGAAAGaaaacacgaaagaaaagcaaataatcgTTTGGAAAATCAACCCAACCCAAAGCATTTAATGAACCTCTGAACTAGCAGTATCACTTCGCTAGTGTTGCTTATCGTGGAAGAAGTGGCAGATAAATCAACGTAAGAAAGGATAAGTTAGAAACCGTTCAAACCTTATCGGTCGCCAGAAAATGGCATTAAAAACAGGGATGCAGCCCTGGTACTATGCTCCCGTTTGCTGTAGAAGGTCGGAAAGCGCGCTCAGGCATGATACTGACACAAATTGAAGGAAAATGTGTTGCACATTCTGCTGACGTGCTGCAAAGCGGTGCGCGTGCTGAAGCACATATTTTATCCCACTATTTATGTATTTTCTATGCACGGGACGCATGCTCGGACGGGAAAAATGCAATTTGAAATGCATTATATCGTGATGGTTTAGCAGCACTGCGGGGACGGGAGCATGCTGGGCTACTCTTAATCCTCTCAACCCCCGTGGCCAGGAGGGCGCGCGTGATCGTGTGCTTTGCATCGGACCAAGAAAGTCACGCTCGGTACATTTTGGGCCTGGACGTGGAACAGAGGGTATAGGAAGTGGACTCGGCACTTCCGCCCTGAGACACGGTGTACTTTCACGAGCACGGCCATCGACCACCAGTTGAATGTGCTGGCGATTCATCTTTCGCGAACGCAGGAAATTACGCTTTTATGAGGATTGATAGTGGCGTAGACTACCGAACGCGCGGATCTAAACCGAAGAAgttgctctctctccctctccctctcaaGGGAATAAGGTTTAGGAAGGGGCTTCGAGAAAAGATTGTCCGCTCCTACGGCTAGCTCCCGTGTGAATAAATCACCCCATCAGCAACAGAGTCGGCATCGGAAGCATTAGCCACGGCGGTAATGTCGTTATCGATAACGTTCCGTCACGGAATGTTGGTTTTCTCCGAGCGGGAAGAAGAGTGagacaaccccccccccccctctctctctctctctgtagcTGTTATTATCTGGCCAATTTTTGTCTCTCCCGAATAATGAAAAGTAGGGGAGGGATTAACACGCCTTCAACAGGATTTCTATTTCCGTTGGCATGCTAATCAGAGTGTGATTCGATTAAGCTGTGTACGACGAAGCGCCATTCACAGGGTTCGGGCTAGACAACATTAGATCAGAGCACGACCAGAGCTGATTGCTTGTATCCGGACGCTTCCAACGCagagggagggaaagagcaaAGAAGGGTGTTGCGTTCTTTGAGTGATGAATTTTTAATTCCCAATTGACAAGATGATGAAAAATCCGTTGCCGTGTGGCAGTGCGAAGCAGCAGTGTTCGCCGTCGCTTAATGGTTTCGGTTTTAATCGACCTgtagaataataataatttgcaTTATTTAAGCATATTGCGCATACTGTAGCAGCAGCTCCTTCAGAAAATGACCCAAAAAAACCGAACCTCGATCTAGGTTGTGCAGCGTTTGCTTTTTGCCGAATGTTGCCGGACCGGAGAAAGGCAAACCCGTTCCGTAGGCAAGCaagcgaaacggaaaatctaATGGAAATCATCATGAATATATAACGAGGCAAAATGACTAAAATTTTAAGATACCTGTACCCGTGCGATTGGAGCAAACGCATAACGAATTAGGAAGAACAGCCCTTCGCTCAATACTTCCCAGCGCAATCGTTCACGTTTCCTGTCACATGAGGTATTCGTATTCGTTTTACGTATTTATGTGTGATTTTTGAGTAAATTCAACGAAGCAGCAGTCCCAGGGGCGATTTCATAATGTCCTGCGTTCTTGCATTGGATGAGGTGTGGTGCCGGAAATTTTCGGTCGGCTTTGGGCACCTGTGCTCCACATCCGGCATGTGCACTCGCCAACATGGCCAGCCAGCCTTCCCACAAGCACACCACCGATAGCAGCGACACATCTTTCTGATGAGGTAGTCTTATATGTGTATATCCATTAAAATGTGGTACACTTTCAAAGTTTAATGAAGCACAGAGTGGTGTAGTATCGTACTCAAGCCGCGCTCAGTCAACGTTTGTAGCAAGCCGTTATGCTAGTTGCCGGATCACCGAAGAATGGGGAACGGAGGGTTTTGGGGATGGTTTGAAGGTGGTTCAATACGGAAAGCGGACTTTGGCATGATGCTCCAGGCATCATCTTGTGTGATAGGCAAGGATTTCCGAGAATGAATGAGCAGATCGGAATTGCCTGGAGTGTCCCCTCTGTACCTGTGCGAATGTCGAAAGAAACCACTATTGGGGGTCGTATGCGATACAGGCTTTTGATTGCCGGGTTCCCCAGTGCACGGAAGTGTTTctggaaaattaaatgcagATGCAATTATTCGCCAATGGCTCGCAATGCTGCCAGCCAGACGAGGTCACAACTCTTCTCCTCTTTTTGCTGAAAATTTCCATGACGAAAGGCAGCTGTATGATTCGTCAGATtgattaattcaattaaagcTACAGGGTACCGTGCGCTTGGGATTGGAAGAAGCAGTAATAAAAAATCCAGGATTTGTTGAGTCCATTATTCTCCATTGGCTCCCCCAGGAGGGCGAATGGTGCACCGATGTGGTTGTCGCATGAGAAAGGATCGTGCAGTTTCGGAGCCATTGCGTGCAAAGAAGTACCAAAATGGGTAGTAATCATGAAACGCAATCAGAGAAAAGGAGAATTATCAAAATCTACCCCTTTGCAGGATTGGAAGCATGTACAGCATGCTTCCATGTTAACGCCATCATGGAATGAATCATTGTCATTAGTTAATTATCGAATGCGTTTTACTCGATTTCTTTTCGGTCTCATGATATTGCCAGTGGTGGTAACACTGCCAAGCACTAAACAACCCTGCACTTCAAGTACATTTATATGAGCAGGTGTTTAACGTGTGTGTTCTCCGGTGATAAGGCTCTTGAAAAATCGATCAAACCATTGATCGTTCGAAGGTGTTGGAtagcatacttttaggctgCAAATCGTGTGTTTGTTGAATTGGAAAAATTGATCCAAGAAGCCCACGTTCTGCTGTGTCGCTGTCATTGTCAAAAAGTACGCTACAAAAGTAAATACTGTCAAGATCAACACAAACATTCACAGTCACATACCAATCAATGGCATTGTTCAAAATATGAATGTtacaaaaagataaaattccTACTAAACCTATGTAGATGAATATATAAAATGTTGTATATACCACTGGATCATTTGTTTTCGTAATAAGAAGTAGTATAGTATGCTTCATTCTCTTTTCTCCTTTGTATTAGAAGTGTGGTGTTTGTTCAATCCTTTGCCGTACCAAATGTTCCATGCTACACAGCAAATGCCTTAATTTGGCAAAATGACTTGCCGAAGTCATGAGGATGGACAAATATCCGGCAGAGTTGTTTGCAAAAATGGCAGCGCTATAcaattggtttggttttgcaaGCTTGCACAATATGAGCTATTGTGCTTAGAAGGTGTTAACATGAAAGATGTTGCTTGACATATAAATAGAGAGATGTTTCGCGAATTTGCTATTTCGGAAGCAGTAGGTGGAGGTATCGCAATGAAAGAAACATTCGCCACAGTCGTGACACTTTTAGCCCTTACCGGGCACCTGTGTAGCGGGGCTGGACTCGCGATTGGTAAAGTCTCGGTCGGTCCGGTCACTGTTGGACCGGTGACGGTATCAGTGGCGCCTGTCACCGTTCCGTCGGTAACTGTTGGACCTATTTCCGTGTCCGTCGCACCTATTACGGTTCCACCCGTAACTGTCTCGATACCGGCAGTGACAGTACCTCCTGTAACGCTCCCGGTAACAGTGCCATCACTCGCCGTTACCGTACCAACCTTGGGAGTCACAGTTCCAACGCTGGGCGTGACAGTTCCCACGTTGGGAGTAACAGTGCCCACGCTCGGCGTCACAGTACCATCTGCCATCCCCATACTTGGCTCGGTGGCAGGTCTACTGACCACTACAACGACTGCTGCACCAACCACGACCACGACAAAAGCACCTGACAGTACCGTCAGTTTCAACATCGGTGGCAGTGAGTATGGCTCCAAAGGAGCAGCGACTGTCCCTTAGGGAGGTTCATTTTCGTTTACCTTGGTGCGCATTTGTGTTTCAGGCATCCTCACTGTTGTTGCATCTGACGTAGCAACAATTCAGGCTGTAATTGCTGCCTTACAAGCGGCTGCCGTAACTACTACAGTTGcatccacaacaacaacaaccacagctAGTCCAACTACAACAACGACTACAGCAGCGGTAACGACGACCACGACTGCGGCCACAACCACAACGGCAgcagccacaacaacaaccaccactgCTGCAGCAACTACCACAACTGCTgcagcaaccacaacaacgACCACGACCACTACCGTAGCTCCTACAACTCAGGCGTCAGGATCTATTTCGATCTCTATCACGATCAATTACAATGGGTCTAACGTTATTGTGGTAGCTAACAATGCTTCACTGCTCACACTGCTGACACAGCTGCTTAATCAACTGTCCTCTACCACAACCACTGTCGCAGCAGCGAGTAGTTCAACATCTTCCACCACGACAACGACCACCACAACGACGGCAGCTGCACCGACGACAACTCGTCGCGGAGGTGGTTGCCATAGACACGATCACAGCCACGAGCATTTCGGCTTCGGATTTGGTGGAAGAATCGGTATCGGTGGTCCTGGCGGTGTCCTGAGCATTGGCGGAGGAATACGCATTGGAAGGCCACCGGTCGCTCCTCCTGCTCCGCTCATCACATCCGGTCCAATAGTACCGTTCGCTCCGGTTGTTAATCCTATTGGTCTCGTTGCCCGACCCGTGCTGACTGCTGCCGGGCGCATTGTGAATGGAATAGGGCAGGGCATTAGCAATATAGCAGGTGGAATTGCAAATGCGGCTGGTGCTGTGGTTGGCGCTGGTGCAGGACTTTCTGCGGGGGTAGGTGTGGGCGGTGGTTTTGGCATTGGTGTGGGCGGCAGAGGTGGTGTAGCATTGATGGGTTAAGGCACTGAGgtataaactaaaataaagaTGTACACTTGAATGGTAACTGTTGTGCGTTTAGTGTTTCACAGATAAAAGAAGAATCACTTTCTCTATACtgtgagaaaaaaatgttCTTCCGACCTTCAGGGCTTGTCAGTGTCAACGTGGGTTTTATGAATAGTTAACATTCATAGGCAAGGGTCACATGAACAAGGTGCTGATTGATAGATTGATTTGTATTTTCGAACCATAGATTGTCGTAGTTTTCACACACGTGTGTAGACttaatttgccattttttttgtttgcctgaTGTTCCATTGGCTTCAAcgaataaaaagtaaaatttgTGAAAAGATTCGATGCATGGAATCTCTCTCAAATTGAgcgttttaaataataaaatccaACTTCCTGTGCTAgtttatttttgaatattgCCAAATATTTTAGTTAGTAGTTAGTGCATGCCAAAGTCACTTGCGTTGATAGCGaacttaaattaaaaattttagcatttaaaaattaaaaatttaaaatttaaaaatttttttagcatttaaaaattatttcatcGGTGAGACTTATAAATTTACACCAATAAAAGCATCGATTTGAGTTGTACTACTGGAATCGGAAAATTGACTTCAAGTGGAAAGAATTGTCTATTAGTCGTCGTTAGGCGTCGTCCACACAATTTCCACTATCAAAGCTTCACAATaaaatttgtttgtatgttgCTAAAACAGCCACAACATGAAGCAAAAGCTGTTCACCAGCTCAGTATAATGCAGTTTTTTATTATGTACAAGTCTAAAAGAGCGTCGGAGCCAAGCTGTTTGAGCATCAAAGAAAGCAATTATACGCCAGCGGTTGACTTGTACAGCGGTATTCAAATATTTTGGTGAAAGTGGTCTTGAAAGTAAACAATTAAATGGTTTATAGTCCGTCTGTACTTTATTTGCCTTACAGAAATTGCGTATTTGCAAAAAAGACTTGCAACAAGTGGCTTAGAACTGAAGATCAATTTTGTACTGTTCAATCTACTAGGAACGATAAAGAATCAGTTCTTTTCAGAATTTTCTACCATAGACTTTGGCTCATTAGCGATGTGTgaaaatgttgtttgttttgtaaattgtttgcaaaaaaataaacgcctGGTGGTTATTTTGCGCAAATTTCCTATATAAAGCGTGCGGGCTATAATTCGGTTGTAGCATTCAATATCTTCTGCCACACTTGAAGAGAGAATGAAgacaaatattttattaactttAACTGTGGCAGCATGTCTGCTTATCAGTCAAGTGCAGGCCCAAGCTACTGTAGCTATAAATGTTGGTGGAGGTAAGCATTGGTCGAATTTCTAGACATGATGAATCGTTTACTGCATACGATATTTGTGATTCTTTGCTGTAGGTACTATCACAGTCGCTTCGAGCGATATTAACACCATTTTGGCAATAGTAGCAGCTTTGCAGTCTACAACTACCACTGCAGCTGCGACAACGACTACAGCAGGGGCGGTGACTACAACGACTACGGCCGCTCCAACAACTACAACGACTACGGCCGCTCCGACAACTACAACAACTACGGCTGCTCCGACAACTACAACAACTACAGCTGCTCcgactactactacaactacaGCTGCTCcgactactactacaactacaGCTGCTCcgactactactacaactacgGCCGCCCCAacgactactactacaacgGCCGCACCGACAACTACAACTACTACTGCCgcaccgacaacaacaactactactGCCGCCCCAACAACTACAACTACTACTGCCGCCCCAACAACTACAACTACTACTGCCGCACCAACAACGACTACTACAACTGCGGCTCCGACCACAACTACTACCACTGCGGCTCCGACGACGACTACTACCACTGCGGCTCCGACGACGACTACTACCACTGCGGCTCCGACGACGACTACTACCACTGCGGCTGCGACGACAACAACGGCTGccacaacaactacaacagcTGCTACTATTAGTGTAGTTGTTACTGTCAACGGATCCAGCGTTACTGTGTCGTCCTCCAACAATTCTTTGGTGAATACTGTTCTTCAAATTATTGCTAGCCTTACGGCAACAACCACTACGGCAGCGGCTACAACCACTACTACAACGGCGGCGACCACAACGACTACGAGTACTACAACTACAACAGCAGCGGCCACAACAACTACCACGACAGCTGCGGCCACGACGACCACTACCACTGCAGCTCCAACCACCACTACAACTACTACTGTTGCTCCAACAACCACTACAACTACCACCGCTGCCCccacgacgacaacgactACTACAGTTGCAccaacgactacgacgactACCACAGTTGCTccaaccactaccaccacaacTCTAGCTAGCACTACTACCACAACTAGAAGACCGTGCGGTACACGTTTCCCAATCGGTTTGGGAGGTGGTTTTGGTATCATAGGAGGCCTGGGTCCGCTCGGCTTTGGTGTGGGTCTCCGAGGAGGAATTGGAGGTAGCTTGGGAGCTCCACAAGTAGGAGGATTCGGAATTCTGCCAGCCGTAGGCCAAGTTGTGCGCACCGGACTTGGCGTGGTTGGCTCGGCCGCTAATTTGGCTGGGAATGTAGTTGGAGCCGTCGGTAATGCAGCAGGTGGATTGCTTGGAGGTTTAAGCAAtgctgccgctggaattgGATCTGGTCTGAATGCAGGCCTCAGCGGAGGTATTGGAGCAAGAGTGGGAAGTGGATTTGGTGGAAGTCTGCAGGCTGGCGGTGGCTTTGGAGGTAATCTGCAGGCTGGCAGCGGTTTTGGAGGAAGTTTCCGTACTGGATTCCGCGCCGGTCTAATGGGCTGATAGACGGTGCTGATAGAATGTGTACTGTTACGATTAGCTAATATGTTTAGTTCAAAATAAAGAATCCATGCAACAAACATGTATTGTATTTTCAACTCATTTAATATCTTCTGTTTTGTCAGAAATAGCATCACATATAACGTTTTAAACAGATTTGTGGATATATTGCAACATATATTTTAAATGTGGTCTGTTACAGCATAGCAAAAGCATGGGTGGAGCATAAGCTCATTGAGTAGTACAATACTTCTTTATTGAGTTCGATAAATTTCCCTTGTATGTAATACGGTTTATAGCTCTGTGAATGTATGTGAATAtgattatttacaaaaaataaaagtgcTTCAGTTCTAGAAAAATCTTTGCAAACATTTAACTTGTTTTGCTGGCCAGATCGTCGACGatgaaacaaagaaagagTCTTTTGAAGCCAAAAAAGATCTTTGCACGACAGAAAGAACAACCTATTTACCACCAGAGCTATTGACGTGATCGGATTGTAGAACTATACTTGTGGTTCATTAGACTATAATAacttttcattcatttatgCGGTGTACCATATATTGGCTCGTGCGAAACAGCGAGACAATGCAAACTGTTATATTGGGATACGTCTGCAGACAGTGGCCTTAACACGTGAGGTATAGGTGATACGCGCACCCGCACATGTGGTCTGAACTAGATGTATATAAAGCATGTGCACGTCCTTCAATCTTCAGAACCTATCCTTCGATAGCTGCCGTGTAGTGATCAAAATGAAGAACTATTTGGCTTCTCTGGTACTCGCCGTGTGTTTACTCACCGGCCCAGTTGCTAGTCAGTCGGCAACGGTATCGATCAATATTGGAGGAAGTGAGTGCAATAAGGAAGCGTGCAAAATGTGGTTAAACTATcggaaattaataatttaacttTGAATTAATCCCATCGCAGGTGTTATCACTTTAGCGTCGTCGGACTTGTCGACGATATTGGCTATTGTAGCAGCGTTGCAAACATCAACCACAACAACTGCAGCAACGACAACTGCTGCCGCTACTACAACCGTTGCCAccactgctgctactacagCAGCCACGACCACTACGACGGCAGCCACTACCGCTGCCACGACCACTACGACAGCTGCCACTACCGCTGCCAccactgctgctactacagCAGCTACTACCACTACGACAGCTGCCACTACCGCTGCCAccactgctgctactacagCAGCTACGACCACTACGACAGCTGCCACTACCGCTGCCACCACTGCGGCTACTACAGCAGCTACCACCACTACGACGGCTGCCACTACTGCAGCCACCACTGccgctactactgctgctacgaCAACAACGACAGCTGCAACTACTGCTGCAACTACCGCTGCTACTACAGCAGCTACCACCACTACGACGGCTGCCACCACTGCCGCTACTACAGCAGCTACTACCACTACGACAGCTGCCACCACTGCTGCCACTACTGCCGCTACTACAGCAGCTACTACCACTACGACAGCTGCGACTACTGCAGCCACCACTGCTGCTACCACCACTACGACGGCTGCAACAACTGCTGCTACGACGACCACTACTGCTGCCACAACCGCTGCAACTACGACTACTACCACTGCTGCCACAACCGCTGCAACCACAACTACAACTACAGTAGCCCCGACAACTACGACTACTACAGTTGCACCGACTACCACAACCACTACTGCTGCACCGACTACCACAACCACTACTGCAGCTACGACCACGACAGCGGCTCCTAGTGTGACTGTAACTCTTACTCTCAACGGAAATACTATCACCATTGTGGCTTCCGATTCGAGCTTGGTGAATTTGTTGACACAAATTTTGACAAGTTTGACAGCAACGACTACTACTGTTGCCCCGACTACCACAACGACTACTGCTGTCCCGACTACTACGACCACTACTGCTGCACCTACTACTACCACGACCACCACAGTTGCCCCGACTACTACGACCACTACTGCGGCACCTACTACTACCACGACCACCACAGTTGCCCCGACAACTACGACCACTACTGCTGCCCCAACTACCACGACCACTACTGTTGCACCTACCACTACCACGATTGCTACCTTCACGACAACACGTAAATGTGGAGTTGGCATT encodes the following:
- the LOC133391527 gene encoding mucin-5AC-like; this translates as MKETFATVVTLLALTGHLCSGAGLAIGKVSVGPVTVGPVTVSVAPVTVPSVTVGPISVSVAPITVPPVTVSIPAVTVPPVTLPVTVPSLAVTVPTLGVTVPTLGVTVPTLGVTVPTLGVTVPSAIPILGSVAGLLTTTTTAAPTTTTTKAPDSTVSFNIGGSILTVVASDVATIQAVIAALQAAAVTTTVASTTTTTTASPTTTTTTAAVTTTTTAATTTTAAATTTTTTAAATTTTAAATTTTTTTTTVAPTTQASGSISISITINYNGSNVIVVANNASLLTLLTQLLNQLSSTTTTVAAASSSTSSTTTTTTTTTAAAPTTTRRGGGCHRHDHSHEHFGFGFGGRIGIGGPGGVLSIGGGIRIGRPPVAPPAPLITSGPIVPFAPVVNPIGLVARPVLTAAGRIVNGIGQGISNIAGGIANAAGAVVGAGAGLSAGVGVGGGFGIGVGGRGGVALMG